The following proteins are co-located in the Candidatus Deferrimicrobiaceae bacterium genome:
- a CDS encoding Rne/Rng family ribonuclease, whose translation MTESNPKGTTRRAPRRKKEDTASAQPDAATANPPVAESVGSDPSAAAEAPKKRARRTVKKTPVETAEATVSATSVPATAPAADSEAATAPKARKPRRTTRKVAPKEGAAEAPFASAQSAAVEIVVTSSPAAKPTPVMTPPPSEPAAPEVAEGGVPSPEDGSVGGRPRRRRSRRGGKGRGTGQPGQVDAGEAVTAAAAEAASFAEAPQNAGELSTVEAQPGAPLSELPGEPGVPVEGAIKRRRRRRRRRNRRGKGPDGMPLAPSAAPHEEDEEEELHGEEGGHPEVVAATEAPVVAKEPTAEESPREGAGRKRRGSRRRRGRGGEGAAGPEPEAAEEGLSTVEAAEAASVEGAETEDDDLDGDIEYTDTSASSDSRRVMMIDGTHPEEIRVAIVNDNILDYFEFENQRRKQFKGNIYKGKVINIAPAIEAAFVEFGGGRHGFLPLNEYCGGALTENLDNWDEDEKRPPLRSGMEILVQVTKEESSVKGAALTSYISIAGRYLVMMLGMKRFGISKKITGEKERERLRKQMEKLEYPDHLGFIVRTEGEGRNLKDLKADLENLIRLWHRVLDGGKSLKAPALLYEEQDIVIRTLRDNYSSDFAEVIMNSEDSHRKAVEFFDIYYPKQKNKLKLYRQKRPLFSKFNLDEQLDKATSRRVGLPSGGHIVIDKTEALWSIDVNSGRSSKDRDIEDTAFRTNKEAAEEVTRQLRIRDMGGLIVVDFIDMENKNHIKEVERTIKDGLRKDKAKNDVSAMGKFGLVAISRQRMGISFFDVMLKDCDLCAGTGFVLTPDAMAVRLLRKLHDEMSREGVKEVLARLNPALLETLLNQKRDEITRLERLCNTRVSFLADPSLPVGGFHIGPAPVA comes from the coding sequence ATGACCGAAAGCAATCCCAAGGGCACGACCCGCCGGGCCCCCCGGCGCAAGAAGGAAGACACCGCGTCGGCGCAGCCCGATGCCGCGACGGCCAACCCGCCGGTCGCCGAATCCGTCGGGTCCGATCCGTCCGCTGCGGCCGAGGCTCCCAAGAAAAGGGCTCGACGCACCGTCAAGAAGACTCCGGTCGAGACGGCCGAAGCGACCGTTTCGGCGACTTCCGTGCCGGCGACCGCCCCCGCCGCCGATAGCGAAGCGGCGACCGCCCCGAAGGCGCGCAAGCCGCGCCGCACGACCAGGAAGGTCGCACCCAAAGAGGGCGCGGCCGAAGCTCCCTTCGCATCGGCACAGTCCGCGGCGGTCGAGATCGTCGTAACGTCTTCGCCCGCGGCGAAGCCGACGCCCGTCATGACGCCGCCGCCCTCCGAGCCGGCCGCGCCTGAAGTCGCCGAAGGTGGCGTGCCGTCTCCCGAGGATGGCTCGGTCGGCGGACGCCCCCGGCGCCGCCGCTCCCGCCGTGGCGGGAAGGGCCGCGGGACCGGCCAGCCGGGCCAAGTGGACGCGGGGGAGGCGGTGACCGCCGCTGCCGCGGAGGCCGCGTCGTTCGCCGAGGCGCCCCAAAATGCCGGCGAGCTTTCGACGGTCGAGGCGCAGCCCGGTGCGCCGCTCTCCGAATTGCCGGGCGAACCCGGCGTGCCGGTCGAGGGCGCAATCAAGCGCCGCCGGCGTCGGCGCCGCCGTCGGAATCGCCGGGGCAAGGGGCCGGACGGAATGCCGCTCGCACCGAGCGCCGCTCCGCACGAGGAAGACGAGGAAGAGGAACTCCACGGGGAAGAGGGGGGCCATCCCGAGGTCGTCGCTGCCACCGAGGCACCCGTCGTCGCGAAGGAACCCACCGCGGAGGAATCGCCGAGGGAAGGCGCGGGGCGGAAGCGTCGCGGCTCTCGCCGCCGCCGGGGCCGGGGTGGGGAAGGCGCAGCCGGGCCTGAACCCGAGGCGGCCGAAGAAGGGCTTTCCACGGTCGAGGCCGCGGAAGCCGCGTCGGTCGAAGGCGCCGAGACCGAGGACGACGACCTCGACGGCGACATCGAATACACCGACACGTCGGCAAGCAGCGATTCGCGCCGGGTCATGATGATCGACGGCACGCACCCCGAGGAGATCCGGGTGGCGATCGTCAACGACAACATCCTCGACTACTTCGAGTTCGAGAACCAGCGCCGCAAGCAGTTCAAGGGGAACATCTACAAGGGGAAGGTCATCAATATCGCCCCGGCGATCGAGGCCGCGTTCGTCGAGTTCGGCGGGGGGCGGCACGGCTTCCTGCCGCTTAACGAGTATTGCGGCGGGGCGCTTACCGAGAACCTGGACAACTGGGACGAGGACGAAAAGCGGCCGCCGCTTCGCTCCGGGATGGAGATCCTCGTACAGGTCACCAAGGAGGAGTCCTCCGTCAAGGGGGCGGCGCTCACCTCCTACATCAGCATCGCGGGCCGATACCTCGTCATGATGCTCGGCATGAAGCGGTTCGGCATCTCGAAGAAGATCACGGGCGAGAAGGAGCGCGAGCGGCTGCGCAAGCAGATGGAAAAGCTCGAGTACCCCGATCACCTGGGCTTCATCGTCCGCACCGAGGGAGAGGGGCGCAACCTCAAGGACCTCAAGGCCGATCTCGAAAACCTCATCCGGTTGTGGCACCGGGTGCTCGACGGCGGGAAGAGTCTCAAGGCGCCGGCGCTGCTCTACGAAGAGCAGGACATCGTTATCCGCACCCTGCGCGACAACTATTCGTCCGACTTCGCCGAAGTGATCATGAATTCCGAGGATTCGCACCGCAAGGCGGTCGAGTTCTTCGACATCTACTACCCGAAGCAGAAGAACAAGTTGAAACTCTACCGCCAGAAGCGGCCGCTCTTCAGCAAGTTCAACCTCGACGAGCAGCTCGACAAGGCCACCTCGCGCCGTGTCGGACTTCCTTCCGGCGGCCATATCGTGATCGACAAGACCGAGGCGCTCTGGAGCATCGACGTCAACTCGGGCCGCTCCAGCAAGGACCGGGATATCGAAGACACCGCTTTCCGCACCAACAAGGAAGCGGCGGAAGAGGTCACGCGGCAGCTCCGCATCCGGGACATGGGCGGCCTCATCGTCGTCGACTTCATCGACATGGAGAACAAGAACCACATCAAGGAAGTCGAACGCACCATCAAGGATGGCCTCCGGAAGGACAAGGCCAAGAACGACGTCTCCGCGATGGGGAAGTTCGGCCTGGTCGCGATCAGCCGCCAGCGGATGGGCATCTCCTTCTTCGACGTGATGCTCAAGGATTGCGACCTGTGCGCAGGCACCGGGTTCGTCCTGACTCCCGATGCGATGGCGGTTCGACTTCTTCGCAAGCTGCACGACGAGATGTCGCGCGAGGGCGTCAAAGAGGTGCTGGCGCGTCTCAATCCGGCGCTTCTCGAGACGCTGCTCAACCAGAAGCGGGACGAGATTACCCGCCTCGAACGGCTGTGCAACACGCGCGTCTCGTTCCTGGCCGATCCTTCGCTGCCTGTGGGCGGCTTCCATATCGGACCGGCGCCGGTGGCGTGA
- a CDS encoding aldehyde dehydrogenase family protein, whose translation MSGREAAGYKLYIGGKWEDGAQSMPVVDKYTGEVIASVPLADADAVDRAIAAAKEAFPAYSRLPAHRRYEILHQATALFDARKDELAALIAQEAGKPWKYALAELTRSIETFRFAAEEAKRIHGETVPLDASVAGEHRIGFWMRVPVGVIAAITPFNFPLNLVAHKIGPALAAGCTVVLKPASTTPLIALRMAGIFEEAGLPPGVLNVVVGPGGVVGDRMVADPRISKVSFTGSPPVGEAIIRKAGLKKVTMELGNNSGTIIEPDADIDAAVPRCVVSAFANSGQVCISLQRLYVHKDIAVEFTRRFVEQTRALKVGNPLEKDTDVGPMIEEREAVRAEEWINEAVAQGATLLCGGKRLGRVLQPTVLSTVHSRMKVMCQEAFAPLVSIVTYDSFEEAVKMVDDSPFGLQAGIYTNDIRKAFHAIEHLDVGGVMVNDSSIFRVDHMPYGGNKMSGLGREGVRFAVEEMTNIKMVMIKP comes from the coding sequence ATGAGCGGTCGCGAAGCAGCCGGATACAAGCTTTATATCGGCGGAAAATGGGAGGACGGCGCCCAGTCGATGCCGGTCGTCGACAAATATACCGGCGAGGTCATCGCCTCGGTGCCGCTGGCCGACGCCGACGCCGTCGATCGGGCGATCGCCGCGGCGAAAGAGGCCTTTCCCGCGTATTCCCGGCTCCCGGCCCACCGTCGATACGAGATCCTCCACCAGGCGACGGCGCTGTTCGATGCACGCAAGGACGAGCTGGCGGCGCTCATCGCGCAGGAGGCGGGCAAGCCCTGGAAATATGCGCTCGCCGAATTGACGCGCTCGATCGAGACGTTCCGCTTCGCGGCCGAGGAGGCCAAGCGCATCCACGGCGAGACGGTTCCGCTCGACGCCAGCGTGGCCGGCGAGCACCGGATCGGATTCTGGATGCGCGTCCCGGTGGGGGTCATCGCCGCCATCACGCCGTTCAACTTCCCCCTCAACCTCGTGGCGCACAAGATCGGCCCGGCGCTGGCCGCCGGCTGCACGGTCGTGCTCAAGCCCGCGTCGACGACGCCGTTGATCGCGCTGCGCATGGCAGGCATCTTCGAGGAGGCCGGCCTTCCGCCGGGCGTGCTCAACGTCGTCGTCGGGCCCGGAGGCGTCGTGGGCGACCGGATGGTCGCCGACCCGCGCATCTCGAAGGTGTCCTTCACCGGAAGCCCGCCGGTGGGCGAGGCGATCATCCGCAAGGCGGGGCTCAAGAAGGTGACGATGGAGCTCGGCAACAACTCGGGCACGATCATCGAGCCCGACGCCGACATCGACGCCGCCGTGCCGCGTTGCGTCGTGAGCGCCTTCGCCAACTCGGGGCAGGTGTGCATCTCGCTCCAGCGGCTTTACGTCCACAAGGATATCGCGGTCGAGTTCACCCGGCGCTTCGTCGAGCAGACTCGGGCGCTCAAGGTCGGCAATCCGCTCGAAAAGGATACCGACGTCGGCCCGATGATCGAGGAGCGCGAGGCGGTGCGGGCCGAGGAATGGATCAATGAGGCCGTCGCCCAGGGCGCCACGCTGCTGTGCGGCGGGAAACGGTTGGGACGGGTGCTGCAACCCACGGTCCTGTCGACCGTGCATTCCCGGATGAAGGTGATGTGCCAGGAGGCGTTCGCGCCGTTGGTGTCGATCGTGACCTACGATTCGTTCGAGGAAGCGGTGAAGATGGTCGATGACTCGCCGTTCGGCCTGCAGGCCGGCATCTACACCAACGACATCCGGAAGGCGTTCCACGCGATCGAGCATCTCGACGTGGGCGGTGTCATGGTCAACGACAGTTCCATTTTCCGCGTCGACCACATGCCTTACGGCGGCAACAAGATGAGCGGGCTCGGGCGCGAAGGGGTCCGTTTCGCGGTCGAGGAGATGACGAACATCAAGATGGTGATGATCAAACCGTAG
- a CDS encoding pyrimidine 5'-nucleotidase: protein MNPLFIFDLDNTLYPPAVPVWRAVDDRIELYVRQKLGVDAPEARAIRKGYLGEFGTTLRGLMHHHNVPPGEYLEFVHDVPIPELVPRREDLGEMLAALPGRTAVFTNGSESYARRVLSALGVEDAFDAIYGIEFMEYIAKPFPFAYAKLLREAGATGAESLFCEDRPENLLPALDLGMFTVWVGGRAGESSAHAVVEDVCDLPSVLPAFLGNGRFRLAR, encoded by the coding sequence ATGAATCCCCTGTTCATCTTCGATCTCGACAACACGCTCTATCCGCCCGCGGTGCCGGTATGGCGCGCGGTCGACGACCGGATCGAGCTTTACGTCCGGCAGAAACTGGGGGTCGACGCGCCCGAGGCGCGTGCGATCCGCAAGGGATATCTCGGCGAATTCGGCACGACGCTTCGGGGGCTGATGCATCACCACAACGTCCCCCCCGGCGAATATCTCGAGTTCGTCCACGATGTTCCCATCCCCGAACTGGTCCCCCGCCGGGAAGACCTCGGGGAAATGCTGGCCGCCTTGCCGGGGCGGACAGCGGTTTTCACGAACGGTTCCGAGTCCTATGCCCGCAGGGTGTTGTCTGCGTTGGGAGTCGAGGATGCGTTCGACGCGATCTACGGCATCGAGTTCATGGAATACATCGCCAAGCCGTTTCCGTTCGCCTACGCCAAGCTGTTGCGGGAAGCCGGAGCCACCGGGGCCGAATCGCTCTTTTGCGAGGACCGTCCCGAGAACCTGCTCCCCGCGCTCGACCTGGGCATGTTCACCGTCTGGGTCGGGGGACGCGCAGGCGAATCGTCGGCGCACGCGGTGGTCGAGGATGTCTGCGACCTGCCGAGCGTGCTGCCCGCGTTTCTAGGCAACGGACGGTTCCGGCTAGCGCGATGA
- a CDS encoding N-acetyltransferase, translating to MIRKARIDDVKAIQKLVGDYARKGDMLPRSLSEIYENIRDYVVYVENEDGPPLGSAALHIMWDDLAEVRSLAVHDEIGRRGVGTLLVEACISEAIVLGITKVFALTYKPAFFEKLGFRQVDKAELPHKIWTDCLKCSKFPDCDEIALVADFSGRK from the coding sequence ATGATCCGGAAGGCGAGAATCGACGACGTCAAGGCCATCCAGAAGCTGGTCGGCGATTACGCGCGCAAGGGCGACATGCTCCCGAGGTCCCTCAGCGAGATTTACGAAAACATTCGCGATTACGTCGTCTACGTCGAGAACGAAGACGGCCCGCCGCTTGGTTCCGCCGCGCTGCATATCATGTGGGACGACCTGGCCGAGGTCCGGTCGCTGGCGGTCCATGACGAAATCGGCCGCCGGGGCGTCGGCACGCTGCTCGTCGAGGCCTGCATCTCCGAAGCGATCGTCCTGGGGATCACCAAGGTGTTCGCTTTGACCTACAAGCCCGCTTTCTTCGAGAAACTGGGTTTCCGGCAGGTCGACAAGGCCGAGCTTCCGCACAAGATCTGGACCGACTGCCTCAAGTGCTCCAAGTTCCCGGATTGCGACGAGATCGCCCTGGTCGCAGACTTCTCGGGAAGGAAATAG
- a CDS encoding thiamine pyrophosphate-dependent dehydrogenase E1 component subunit alpha: protein MNEQTERDLYYRMVLVREFEGRVSALDKQGKLAGGVYSGRGQEAASIGVCHGLRVDDWIFPLHRDMGAVLAKGADPNRLMAQIFGRRDGFSKGKDSYLHGGDLPHGIFGATSMLGSTLPVATGMAYKFRMKNEDRVAVAFFGEGASSRGDVHEAMNFAGVHKLPVIYVCENNFYAYSTPNELQFAVENVADRAAGYGFKGEVASGNDLHAVLQAMQKATDRARRGEGPTFIELKTYRYHGHSEHDRAAYRTDEELVTWESRDPIELWEHYLDKRKYDLQAIKAETLARAQQVVADAVAFAEASPEPEGPEAMDDLYATPIPGGSPA, encoded by the coding sequence ATGAACGAACAGACGGAGCGCGATCTTTATTATCGGATGGTGCTGGTCCGCGAATTCGAAGGACGGGTCTCCGCGCTCGACAAGCAGGGCAAGCTGGCGGGCGGCGTCTATTCCGGTCGCGGACAGGAGGCGGCTTCGATCGGCGTCTGCCACGGATTGCGGGTCGACGACTGGATCTTCCCGCTGCACCGCGATATGGGGGCGGTCCTGGCGAAGGGGGCCGACCCGAACCGGCTGATGGCGCAGATCTTCGGGCGGCGCGACGGCTTCTCCAAGGGGAAGGATTCCTACCTGCACGGGGGCGACCTGCCGCACGGCATCTTCGGCGCGACGTCGATGCTCGGCTCGACGCTGCCGGTCGCCACGGGCATGGCCTACAAGTTCCGGATGAAGAACGAGGACCGGGTCGCGGTGGCCTTTTTCGGCGAGGGGGCCAGCAGCCGCGGAGACGTCCACGAGGCGATGAATTTCGCGGGGGTGCACAAGCTGCCCGTGATCTACGTCTGCGAGAACAACTTCTACGCCTACTCGACGCCCAACGAGCTTCAGTTCGCGGTCGAAAACGTGGCCGATCGCGCGGCGGGCTACGGGTTCAAGGGCGAGGTGGCGTCCGGCAACGACCTTCACGCGGTGCTGCAGGCGATGCAGAAGGCCACAGACCGGGCACGGCGGGGCGAAGGCCCTACGTTCATCGAGCTGAAGACCTATCGTTATCACGGTCACTCCGAGCACGATCGCGCGGCGTACCGCACCGATGAAGAGCTGGTGACCTGGGAGAGCCGCGACCCGATCGAGCTGTGGGAGCACTACCTCGACAAACGGAAGTACGACCTGCAGGCGATCAAGGCCGAGACGCTGGCCCGCGCGCAACAGGTCGTCGCGGATGCGGTGGCGTTCGCCGAGGCGAGCCCGGAGCCGGAAGGCCCCGAAGCGATGGACGATCTCTACGCGACGCCGATTCCGGGAGGTTCGCCGGCATGA
- the lpdA gene encoding dihydrolipoyl dehydrogenase, with amino-acid sequence MREFDLLVIGSGPGGYVAAIRAAQLGLKTAITEKAALGGTCVNWGCIPTKAILSSAEGYATMKSAESLGLRCDGAVVDMPAVIKRSRDVAAKMGRGVAYLLKKNKVEFVAGRAVVASPRTVRVGDEEIFARAILVAVGTSVKGIPGFVPDGKSILTSDDALMLSECPKSVAVLGGGAVGVEFGYAWSTFGAQVTIVEMMDQLLPRVDTEVARALEKSLSKQGIRVMTGATAKAYDAGSGTLTVGIGDREEAVAAEKVLVAVGRKPMTEGIGLESVGVRLERGIVMVDAEYRTDCPSIFAIGDVIGGMMLAHEAMAEGIAAAEIIAGQKPGAPVDRDRIPSCVYCEPEVATVGLSEEEAKRRGIAVKTSKVAFLANGRATAAGHTEGFVKLVADERYGQLLGCHIIGHGASESIAEAALGISLETTVRELGRTVHAHPTLSEGLREAARILAGEAIDS; translated from the coding sequence ATGCGCGAATTCGATCTGCTGGTCATCGGGTCGGGCCCCGGGGGATACGTCGCCGCGATCCGGGCGGCGCAGCTCGGGCTTAAGACGGCGATCACCGAGAAGGCGGCGCTCGGGGGCACCTGCGTCAACTGGGGGTGCATCCCGACGAAGGCGATCCTGTCCAGCGCCGAAGGATACGCGACGATGAAAAGCGCCGAGAGCCTGGGGCTCCGGTGCGATGGCGCCGTCGTCGACATGCCTGCGGTGATCAAGCGCAGCCGAGACGTGGCGGCCAAGATGGGGCGCGGCGTGGCCTACCTGCTCAAGAAAAACAAGGTCGAGTTCGTCGCGGGGCGGGCCGTCGTGGCCTCCCCGCGCACGGTCCGGGTCGGCGACGAGGAGATCTTTGCCCGCGCCATCCTGGTCGCGGTCGGCACCTCCGTCAAGGGGATCCCCGGGTTCGTCCCCGACGGGAAATCGATCCTGACCAGCGACGACGCGCTCATGCTGTCCGAATGCCCGAAGTCGGTCGCCGTCCTGGGCGGCGGGGCGGTGGGCGTCGAGTTCGGCTATGCGTGGAGCACATTCGGCGCGCAGGTGACGATCGTCGAGATGATGGACCAGCTGCTTCCGCGTGTCGACACCGAGGTGGCGCGCGCCCTCGAGAAGTCGCTCTCGAAGCAGGGCATTCGCGTGATGACGGGCGCGACGGCGAAGGCCTACGACGCCGGTTCGGGGACGCTGACGGTCGGGATCGGCGATCGGGAAGAGGCGGTTGCGGCCGAAAAGGTGCTCGTTGCGGTGGGACGAAAGCCGATGACCGAGGGGATCGGCCTCGAAAGCGTCGGCGTTCGGCTCGAACGGGGGATCGTCATGGTCGACGCCGAGTACCGGACGGACTGCCCCTCGATCTTCGCGATCGGCGACGTGATCGGCGGGATGATGCTCGCGCACGAGGCGATGGCCGAGGGCATTGCGGCGGCCGAGATCATCGCGGGGCAGAAGCCGGGCGCGCCGGTCGATCGCGACCGGATCCCGTCGTGCGTCTACTGCGAACCCGAGGTCGCGACGGTGGGGCTATCCGAGGAGGAGGCGAAGCGTCGCGGAATCGCGGTCAAGACCTCGAAGGTGGCGTTCCTGGCGAACGGGCGGGCGACCGCGGCCGGGCACACCGAGGGGTTCGTCAAACTGGTGGCCGACGAGCGGTACGGGCAGCTGCTCGGCTGTCACATCATCGGCCACGGCGCCTCCGAGTCGATCGCCGAAGCGGCGCTGGGCATATCGCTCGAGACGACCGTCCGGGAGCTGGGTCGCACCGTCCATGCCCATCCGACGCTTTCCGAGGGATTGCGAGAGGCAGCGCGCATCCTGGCCGGCGAAGCGATCGACAGCTGA
- a CDS encoding UDP-2,3-diacylglucosamine diphosphatase produces the protein MRIDLPIPCRSAIIVADAHLNADDGHTRDFLRLAEFALAENRPLFLLGDIFDLWFGAAALTFRFQRPVVERLRALRDEGLKSYYVEGNRDFFIKRPYEGDLFESVSEDSMQVRLGGKTVYLDHGDTVNRADRAYRFWKAISKNRLAFGIATMLPPSIVLPLADRIEKRLKPTNPRFKGRFPEAEILAFADRTFKAGADFVLLGHFHTEFLRRTVSGGRTRTLAVLPCWKEAHCALVLDENGEAAFRTLP, from the coding sequence ATGAGGATCGACCTGCCCATCCCGTGCCGAAGCGCGATCATCGTCGCGGACGCACATCTCAACGCCGACGACGGGCACACCCGCGATTTCCTTCGACTCGCGGAGTTCGCCCTGGCCGAAAACCGCCCCCTTTTCCTGCTCGGCGACATCTTCGACCTCTGGTTCGGGGCGGCCGCGCTTACGTTTCGCTTCCAACGCCCTGTCGTGGAACGGTTGCGCGCGCTGCGGGACGAAGGTCTGAAAAGCTACTACGTGGAAGGGAACCGCGATTTCTTCATCAAGCGGCCCTACGAAGGCGATCTGTTCGAATCGGTGTCCGAGGATTCGATGCAGGTCAGGCTCGGGGGAAAAACGGTGTACCTGGACCATGGCGACACGGTCAACCGGGCCGACCGCGCCTACCGCTTCTGGAAGGCGATCTCGAAGAACCGGCTGGCGTTCGGGATCGCCACGATGCTCCCCCCGTCGATCGTCCTCCCGCTGGCCGACCGGATCGAAAAGCGTCTCAAGCCCACCAATCCCCGGTTCAAGGGACGCTTCCCGGAAGCCGAAATTCTCGCCTTCGCCGACCGGACGTTCAAGGCCGGCGCCGACTTCGTGCTGCTCGGCCACTTCCACACCGAGTTCCTCCGCCGCACCGTATCCGGCGGCCGAACCCGGACGCTCGCCGTCCTCCCCTGCTGGAAGGAAGCCCACTGCGCCCTGGTCCTCGACGAAAACGGCGAAGCCGCCTTCCGCACCCTCCCCTGA
- a CDS encoding TldD/PmbA family protein, which yields MADRLFERVLREIGSRGGGASELFVRRSRVRRYDARNGRLDGISLSDTMSLGLRVFRNGRMGFSYGFREDDAELQRMVEAALFCADSVAPDPAHALPDDGTPPPALALYDARVESTDDAARAAFAAGLEQATLSADPRIARVRTATLSETVAQTSFRNSAGARGDQRLSFCSAHVEAVAESGGEGQAGYGFGFARSLDGLSLEAVASEGAHRAVRMLGAEKVSSGRTPAVLENGAVAELLEVLVPSFLASQVAKGKSMLAGKVGRPVAGSVIDITDDPLDPDGASACAFDDEGVASRRVPLVEKGILRGFLSDSFWARKTGAASTASCRRPGDKTPPGVGISNLSIGPGKADLAALCRETGNGILLTEFMGIHTADPVSGDFSIGASGFRITGGAVGAPLHGFAVSGNILSLLSGVTAAGSDFRWFGNVGAPSLSIAAIDVGGE from the coding sequence GTGGCAGACCGGCTTTTCGAGCGCGTCCTGCGCGAGATCGGGTCCCGGGGGGGCGGCGCGTCCGAGCTCTTCGTCCGGCGGTCCCGCGTCCGGCGCTATGACGCCCGCAACGGCCGGCTCGACGGCATCTCCCTTTCCGACACGATGTCGCTCGGTCTGCGCGTCTTCCGGAACGGCCGGATGGGCTTTTCCTACGGCTTCCGCGAAGACGACGCCGAGCTGCAGCGGATGGTCGAGGCGGCGCTGTTCTGCGCCGATTCCGTGGCGCCCGACCCGGCACACGCGCTTCCCGACGACGGAACGCCGCCGCCCGCGCTCGCCCTGTACGACGCCCGGGTCGAATCGACCGACGACGCCGCGCGCGCCGCTTTCGCCGCAGGGCTCGAGCAGGCCACGCTGTCTGCCGATCCCCGGATCGCCCGGGTGCGCACGGCCACACTCTCCGAGACCGTCGCCCAAACGTCTTTCCGCAACTCGGCCGGGGCGCGGGGGGACCAGCGCCTCTCTTTCTGCTCGGCCCACGTCGAGGCGGTCGCCGAATCGGGAGGAGAGGGGCAGGCCGGCTACGGTTTCGGCTTCGCCCGGTCGCTCGACGGCCTGTCGCTCGAGGCCGTCGCCTCCGAGGGGGCGCACCGCGCGGTCCGGATGCTCGGCGCCGAAAAGGTTTCCTCGGGCCGGACCCCGGCCGTCCTCGAAAACGGCGCGGTTGCGGAATTGCTCGAGGTACTGGTCCCGTCGTTCCTTGCCTCGCAGGTGGCCAAGGGGAAGTCGATGCTTGCGGGCAAGGTCGGACGCCCGGTCGCCGGGAGCGTGATCGACATTACTGACGACCCGCTCGATCCGGACGGCGCCTCGGCATGCGCATTCGACGACGAGGGGGTCGCTTCGCGCCGGGTTCCCCTGGTCGAGAAAGGGATCCTGCGTGGATTCCTTTCCGACAGCTTCTGGGCCCGGAAGACGGGCGCGGCCTCGACGGCTTCCTGCCGCCGGCCGGGCGACAAGACGCCGCCCGGGGTCGGCATCTCGAACCTGAGCATCGGGCCGGGAAAGGCCGACCTTGCCGCCTTGTGCCGCGAGACGGGAAACGGCATCCTCCTCACCGAATTCATGGGCATCCACACTGCCGATCCGGTTTCCGGCGACTTCTCGATCGGCGCCTCGGGATTCCGGATCACGGGGGGCGCGGTGGGAGCGCCGCTCCACGGGTTCGCGGTCTCCGGAAACATCCTCTCGCTGTTGTCCGGCGTGACGGCCGCGGGCTCCGATTTCCGCTGGTTCGGCAACGTCGGGGCGCCTTCGCTCTCGATCGCCGCGATCGACGTGGGCGGGGAATGA